In Lycium ferocissimum isolate CSIRO_LF1 chromosome 7, AGI_CSIRO_Lferr_CH_V1, whole genome shotgun sequence, the sequence AAATAAGTAAAAGGCAGCTACTATTTGGTAAGAGCTCCTAAAATGTAGTTATTTTTGTAAGttgtccccctttttttttttttgccaaagaAGCTAGTTAAattgtttattatatatatgagtaacGTTAACGAGTGATTTGAATATCTTGATTGATCTTTGCTATCAATTCATAATATTAGGGCTTGAGAGTGGAGATCTAACCACTATATGTGATTTATCTAAAAACTAACATGTCAAATGTTGgataaattatgaaaatatctCGTCAAAATATCATTTCCTTCAATATGTAATTATCGAATTACCGTACCGAAGTTTGACTTGCCGAACTGAGATTTGATTTACGCACTTTCGAAATTCGGAATTAATATCTACTTTCAATTATCAATCACCCAAATAAAACTTTGAAAATACAAAACCGAATAACTTGCTAAACTGAAAATGTCTccgaattaattttaaaataaaataaaataaaaagaaaagttaacCCGTTATGTTATCCACTTATAGCCAGCCCCTCCAATTTTCCAAGCAACGCTTCCGCTCTTTCCTGGCGGAAATCTTGGTTGGTTAAGGAGTACaattgccaaaagaaaagagaaaatattagAGCATCGATGGATTTTTGCTAACTGGCTGCCAACTTTCTCTAAACCCACTATTGTTGAAGTGTTCTTGTATTAATTTCTGAATTTGACATGGGTTTTACGGCATGTAATGTCTTTTCTTGTTCCAATCAAACATGTACTTTAACCAATACTATAAAAATCTATCAGTACCCTTTAAAGGGTGGTTTTTTCTTGCAAAAACGTACTACCATTTTTGGGTACTGTGAATTGGGATTTAAGCCTTTATTAGCAGTGAGTAGTAATGTAGCAGTTCAGAATGTTAGTGCTGAAAACCAAGCTAATGATAAGCCCAGGTATAAATGGGTTAAGATAGGTTCTGATATTACTGAGGAACAGAAAAAGGCTATATTGAAGCTACCACCAAAGATGATAAATAGATGTAAGGCATTAATGCAACAGATTATTTGCTATTCACCTGAAAAGGGTAGTGTGTCACTCTTGTTAGAGGCTTGGGTGAAGAGTATGAAGCCTGATAGAGCTGATTGGCTTGTGGTACTCAAAGAATTGGACAGGTTGAATCACCCCATGTATTTTGAGGTAATGTCATTTTCTTCCTGTACTACACAGTTCTTGATTTCACACAAGTCTTACTTGCTGTTGGCTTTTGTTCACATTCATTGTGAGTTTGTTACTTAAAGTTTGCTGGATTAGTATTTTCTGTACTCAATCTGCTATCTACTCTGGATAATTGTTATTTACAACCATTAGTTTGGTCACTTTCTAACTCAAAATGTAGTTGAAATTGTGCTTGAGTGTCACATTGCCTTCATCAAACTTGATGGATGTAAACAGAAATGGTTGAAATTCTTTCTACTTGCTATTGGTTGGTTGTTAATTCTCGTCCATCTTCACCCTTTTAAACGCTCACCCAAAGGCACAACACTCTACGGTGGCTATTTGGCTACAAAGTCAGGAATTTCGTTAAGGATGTTCAaggtttaatatatatatatatatatgtatcacaGTATAATTCTCCGATGAAGGGATGAAGGGTGTTCAACTAACCATTCTTCACTGTTTGCAACCGTCTCCATATATTTGTGTTCAACAATTGTTGGTATGCCTCCTGTTACTAACTTGACGATGTTTTCTTTTCAACAGTTTTCATAGGTGGTTTCGAATTTACTCTGCCAAATCATATGCATTCTTCCCTTTGTTCTATGGCTTCCATACATTATCATTTGATATTAATTTGTCTGATCTTTCAGTTGCCCCATTAAGGTGTTTTTTTGGTAACCATTAACAACCAAAAATAAGTACATGTTATCCCCATTAAGTTATCTTAAACTTAAATATCCCTTTCTTTGGGCAAGTCTATTCATGTGTTTTCTTTGtccttttccttccttttgGAGTTAAGTTGGAGGGCTCATTGTGGCAACGCGTGAGGTTTGTAGTAATGACTTGAAGTAGTAGCGCCGTCACTTTATGATGGGTAAACTTTTGGGCTACAAGAATTTGATGCCATTTCTTGTCAAATAGTGCATGTTTCCTCTTCATAACCTTTTGATTTGTAGATATTCTCCTTGAAATAGCTGGTATCATCGCACTACTCTTAATGTTAACTGGTCAGGACACTAGATTAAAGATGAATTTGTTATCTTTGACCATCATCGCCCACTGGATAGTAGATTAGAggttttatttatttgcttattttttagATAATTGAGGTGTAGATTTGAGATCAGTCCTATGTGAATGCTTGTGACTTTCTTCTTGTGCCCATGGTTACATTTTACAGATTACTGTTGGCCCTTTTTGTTGATCTGCTACTTAAATGGGAGAAGGGTAGCTGGCCAAAAGATACAACACCAACAAAGCTGGCCAAAAGATAGTATTGAGAAATGGGGAACATGTTGAACCCATCTAAGGCCTAGTCAGAAGAGTCGATTCGGAGTCTAATAACCTGTTCGGCAAACTTTTCAATAACTAAAACtacctttttttcttccaaaaaaacACCTCTTTTTTAGAGATTTGAGGTGCTTGGCCAAAATTGAGAAGTCCTGTGAATTTTCTTTTTAGAGATTTAAGGTGCTTGTGCTGATCCAAGgcattcatttttctttcctgTGATTTAAAATTGCCGACTCGCTCCCTTTTTCCAACATCATTCTATAGTTTTGGTTCAAATTAGCTGTGTGTCTCCTTTAGCTGCTGACTGAGCTTTTATACAAGATGCTGGACATTATCTACAAGAAGGTTATTTATTGCCTTTGAGGACTATTTATTAAGTTGTGCAATGAGCTTACTAGAACCCTTTTCCTTAATTCCTACAAAAAGCAGCGACTTGATAATACGTGTCAACAACTTCCTTACACTGTAAAATAGTGCTTTTCTTGGCACTTTAGGGTTCTCATGGCGCAGGGGTTGAACCTATGTCCCAAGTCACAAGTCCCTCCACCTTTGCCACTTGAATTTATTCCTGGGCCACTCTGTAACATTCTTGGTACCACTACTACTGCActttttggaggaaaaaaaaaaaagttagtgcAACTGCAACATCATTTTAGTGAACATCCAAACAGCTGCCAGCCTGCCAGCAAGAATTTCAAAAAGAAGTCCCTTTTGCTAAAACTTTTGTATCCTTTTTAGAGTGGGAAAGGCCTAGGCATGAAAATATGGCTAGGCTCAAGCAATCATTCCCAGATATAGGGTTGAGCTTCAAAGGTGatattcatgaaaataattTGAATTCTGGTTGAAGAGTGATCTCTTGAGGATTGGTAATGACTTGATTTTCAGTCTTCTTATTTGCAAGTTTTCTGAACTATTTTACCTTAAGTTGGACGTAGGTTTTCTAATGGAGTCTGTATCTTTCTTTGTCTTTTCcctgagaagaagaagaatgggaTTGGTGTCATCTCGTGGGGATCAGCCCGAAAAAGTAATATACAGTAGAATCACGTTAACGTCTGAGTGAACAAGTAAATGTTTTTCAGTCTTCCTGTCAGCAAGTTTTTCTCAACGGCTTCACAGTGCAGGTGGCTTTAAATAGTAGAGTCTGTGTAATCTCCTCACTTTCTGTTAGAGGAAGTGATCTACTGGAGAATCTCTTTACCTCTAGGTAAAGAGTAAGTTCTGAAATCTGAATGGACTGCTAAGGGCGTGATGCAAAGTCCTTCTTGTTTGTAAGTTTACTGAACAGTTTAGCTACAAGTTACTGGTTGATTTTACAGTTGAGCATGCATAACTCCTATTTCTCTAGTAATCCTAAAAACTTCATGACAGTTATCACAAACAACATCATTAATTTAAACCTGGGGAGATGGTGGAGGTTTTGTTGGAGGGGGTGAGGGAAGAGACCAGCAGTCTAAGTGCTGAGCTTATTTAGTACTATCGGATGTATGAATGCATCAGGCCAGATGCTTGCCATGTTAGTATTTGGAACCCCTTTCAATCAATCAGGAAAGTGTAGAATCATTAGAATACCATGAAGATCTTCTAGTTCATTGCTGTgaatatggattttttttttttttgcagaacTTTTTCCTAAATGGTATACGTTAATCTGCACCTTGGTATGTGTATGAGATTGCTAGAACTGGTTCTTGTAGCCTACCCACTCCGGAGAGTAATTGAAGTCAGTGTTTGACTATGCATAGAAAATTCATCGATATGAAAAGCTCAATcgcttttcccttttcttttaaatGGGGTAACATCCAATCTCCCAAATCCATCATGTAAATAGTTTTTATCTTACTGCTCCTTGTGGATAACTTTTTGGAAGTCTCCAGCATATccttaatgctgaggaatacaatttaccagttttcaaaaaaaaaaaaatatttaaagctGTGGACTATTCTCTAGTAGTTCTGGTATTCTCTCAAAGAACATttgattcttctttttttataaagaGTTATCCATCTCCTTTTCAATATTAAACTCTTCAAGTGAATTAAATTGTGGCCAATGTAGCCCCAAAATTGTTGGAATTTATTCAAAATCATTTGTAGAATAATGATTCAATTAACAACAATTGAAGACAGACCCTTCCCTGATCCTAGTTGAATTTGAAAGATAGGAATCAGGAACAGGGCCACAACTATTGtgagttttcttgatttcagtAAACTATGTGCTTACTAGTCTGTCCACCAGACTTTCAACAAGTTCTTTTGAATGAAGAAAAGGAAATCAGTCAATTTATCAACTCCTTGGTGCGCTTCCTGTATCTCAGGTAGCTGAATTATCCCTCTTAGCAGAATCATTTGAAGCCAATGTTCGTGATTACACCAAGATAATTCATGGCTATGCAAAGCTGAATCGGGTGAAAGAAGCTGAAAGTGTGCTCTTATCCATGAAAAGTAGAGGCTTCACATGTGATCAGGTGACACTGACAGCTTTAGTTCACATGTACAGCAAGGCTGGTAACCTTAAGCTGGCTGAAGATACTTTTGAAGAGATGAGGTTGCTTGGAGTACCATTGGATAAGAGGTCCTTTGGGTCAATGATCATGGCCTACGTCAGAGCTGGAATGCTCAGTCAAGGAGAGGCTTTATTGAAGGAAATGGAAGAACAAGAGATTCGTGCTGGAAGAGAAGTTTGTAAAGCACTTCTGAGAGCCTATTCGATGATTGGTGATAGCAATGGAGCTCAAAGGGTTTTTGACGCACTTCAGTTAGCAGGAGTAATCCCTGATGCGACTATTTGTGGGCTGCTTATGAATGCCTATATTGTGGCTGGTCAATTGAGTGAAGCTTGTATTGCCTTTGAAAATATGAGAAGAGTTGGCATAGAACCAAATGACAAGTGTATCGCATTGCTATTGACAGCTTATGAAACAGAGAACAACCTGAGCAAGGCACTAGATGTTTTGATGGATTTGGAGAGGGATGGTGTTGTGCTTGGCAGAGAAGCTTCTGAATTTCTGGCTCGTTGGTTCAAGAGACTTGGGGTAGTTGGAGAAGTGGAGCTTGTGTTGAGAGATTACGCATCAAACTTAGTGCATTAAGAAACTGATGCTTTCTACTGTACTCCAAAGTTCTCTCCGTTGTTTCTGTTTGAGAAACAGTCTTGGTTTCCTATCTGCAGGTGTGTAAACTTTTTCACTTCAGAAACTGGTTGGTAAACCTTTTTTCAGTAACTGCAGCCCAGCCCCGGCTCACAATAAGAAAAAAGGGGGTAAGAATACTGGAGACAGGAGTTTGTTCTTCTCAATCCGAGTTGGTGAATATACTTGtagatatgcatatatacttGCACATATTCAAGCACACGACAACACATGTCTCAACGTTTCTTAGCCTAGTGGTTTAGTTTAAAGTTTTGGCTTTCGTTCAGGTGTCTTCACTCTTGCTGTACATTGATACAGCATACCGCCCAGGAAAGTATCACAAGTCACAGCTGCTTGTGTCCACAAAGCAAGCAGAGACATGTTTTTCATACGTCTGGTAAGAGGTTGAGGGCCTAATACATTTAGAAGAAGAGCTCTTCATGATCTTGGAGATGTAAGCAGCTCTCGGAAGCTGGAATGCGTCTCCCCGAGTCTTGGCAACAGGAATACAATAAGGTTGGCAGAAACAAAGGGTGTACATAAAGGACATGACTGTGCCCCAAGTGTTGGTTGATCCTCTTCTTTCAGCTTCAGTTTTTAGTCATGTGAAACCATTTCTTGTAGTATTTCCATTACTTTTGGTTCATTATAAGTTGTAACTCTATTTTATTAAACGTTAATTGGAGAAACATGGTCAGTGAGAAGTGAGAATTCATATAGCTGACCCTAGCTTGTTTGGGACCGAGGCGTAGTTGTTGTTCAAGCGATCGAGCGAAAATCCAAGTGTTTGGATTAGGTAAAAAGGATTAAGAGTAATACCTAAGATCCCAATGGATATTGCAGACCTGGAAGCAGCTAATGCTAAAaatcttccattttgatgaattgTTAACAGTTTGCCCAATATTATACATGTTGCCCCTTTCTAAGAAGGGATGCATATCTCTAAAGACATTTCATACTTTACTAAAGACAAGTGATATTTTCTAAAGTTGGGTTAAGATAGGTGTAGCCTTTTCGAGAACTACTCTTTTAGCTCAGTCGATTTAATATAATATCAATCAAAAAGCTGTAGTGCATTTGATCGGAAgttacttctttcacttctaaattttaagcattttttttgcgcggattatcCTTCGTCTTtgatttttacccctcaaattggtggccTTTAATATTGGGAAAAGGACATTGTGTGTCCAATGGCCCAAAGTAATGCCACAATTGGCTAATATTTGGGCCTAATACCCCTAGGAGTCCgttcggcccaaaataatgccaaaaaagttcatttttttgcgccgagtgcccttcttttgggtggcctttaaattttgcccctcatatttgttgtctttaaattatgcccctcatattgctggtctttaatttttgcccttcgcattgcaactttgagctttcaCGCCGAAATCACGAGGttctcgagttcgaaccccgctcaagcataaattaaaaaaaaaaaatcgcaagacaaggtttgggtCACGTGTACGGGACCGGCATACtttttttgttaaggaattacaaattttatctGTCGACCGGCATACTCGTACCTtgtgggcggacttggcatagtATGTCGGGTCGgtgataactttgataattccttcataaaGTTACGccgggggcatacttttaacgggCAAACTTTTACTTAGGAAGAATTATCAAAGTTGTCTTGGGACCGACATACTTGTGCGAGTatcgggtccgcataactttggtaattccttcacaaagttatcgtAGGTGGGGGCATATTTtaacgggcaaacttttatacggatccgcataaacttgtgaaggaataaGTATGCTTCGGTCCCGCATCTTGGTAGACCTTCACAAGCCAGGATGTCGttggggcatagcgaaatttaaactcgccttgcgaatttttttaaaattttgacttgCGTGGTTCGAACCTCGGAACATACGAGCTTTAGCGAAaggtaaaaatttaaagatttcaaatatgaggcaaaatttaaagaccacccagcTTAAGAAGAGCATACCCCGCGAATTGCCCAAAAAAGTTCGGccggcccaaaataatgccaagcGCTGGCCAGCCCAGCAGCCCAAGCGCTTTTTGTTAGACTTTTGTGGCGATttttagtcgccacaaaaaagtcgccactaaaggccTACTACAGAAAAATCAGgctttttagtggcaattaaaaaagtcgccattaaaggttaaatatcccaaaacatatataatttgtgtatatttagtaagaaatatcccaaaatatgtataatatgtatatatttagtagtatatacaagaatgatacaatttatatacatatgctggaattatatacactttatttacaagaatgatacactttatatacaagaatgatacagtttatatacatatgctagaaTTAATTATacgtttattatacataaattatactttaattatacatttattatacacatattatacaataatgatatgatatattttttttttttacatatacaatggtgatacatattatataccacaatgatacggtttctatgatacatattttatacgtatgatacactttttatacaagactgatacagtttatatacacatgctgcaattatatatacactttctatacaaaaatgacacatattatatacaacaatgatacaattttctattctataatacatattatatacacaaatgatatacaccttagtgattcatattttatatagtttctatacattacagataggtactgatacatattttatacacaaatgatacatattatatacaaaaatagcCTTAGAGTTTTTTGcaatatttcttacaaaatatacacatattatacatgttttgggatatttaacTTTTAGTGACCACTTTTTTAGTTGCCAC encodes:
- the LOC132064033 gene encoding pentatricopeptide repeat-containing protein At1g01970 is translated as MGFTACNVFSCSNQTCTLTNTIKIYQYPLKGGFFLQKRTTIFGYCELGFKPLLAVSSNVAVQNVSAENQANDKPRYKWVKIGSDITEEQKKAILKLPPKMINRCKALMQQIICYSPEKGSVSLLLEAWVKSMKPDRADWLVVLKELDRLNHPMYFEVAELSLLAESFEANVRDYTKIIHGYAKLNRVKEAESVLLSMKSRGFTCDQVTLTALVHMYSKAGNLKLAEDTFEEMRLLGVPLDKRSFGSMIMAYVRAGMLSQGEALLKEMEEQEIRAGREVCKALLRAYSMIGDSNGAQRVFDALQLAGVIPDATICGLLMNAYIVAGQLSEACIAFENMRRVGIEPNDKCIALLLTAYETENNLSKALDVLMDLERDGVVLGREASEFLARWFKRLGVVGEVELVLRDYASNLVH